Part of the Peromyscus leucopus breed LL Stock chromosome 6, UCI_PerLeu_2.1, whole genome shotgun sequence genome, TCTTTTCAGTCATGTCCTTCAGTGAATTTGTCTCTATCAGGTTCATATTCCATTCCAACATTCCCTCCCCTCAAGAAATAGTGAACACTTTGATTGCACTATCTTTATTTCCTAGGATGGAAGTGTCTTAAGTCACATCCTGGGCCCCAGAGTCCCGTGTGTTGAGGTTTCTGGCCCCTCACAGAGATGGAACAAACATGTTCAGGGAGGCTTACTGGCCAGGCTGGCCAAGGTCCCTTTCAAGGGGATACACCATGAAGATGACATTGTcccagggagggagagcaggatgATCTGGTCTGACCACCTCAAAGCCCATGTAGCTAAAAGCTCGCAGCAGGGCACCTGTAGAGGAACAGAACAAATTATTAGAACATCCACTGAAGCTCAGCCCATGTAACTCCTCATAGATTTGTTTTCTTCAGGGAGTGACTCTGGAAAGCAGTGTAGTGCAGGCTTAGGGTGTGCTTTGGAGTGATAGAGACACAGGCCTACCCTGCCTTTAGTATTCCCTTTAACATTTGAGTTAACCTTTCAGATCTCCAGTTTACTCGGTTGTAAAATGAGAATGAGAACCTTCTTCACAAATTTTAAATGTGATTATTCAAGTGCTTATTGCAATGCCATTTTAAGCTCTAAAATAGTATCTACTATTGCTGGCAATTGACCAGCATCtggtctttttggttttgattttgttttgagatctCACAATGTAACTAATCTGACCCTGAGTGCAGAATTCTCCTGTCCTAGGTTTCCAAATGCTAGAATCACAGGCttgtaccatcatgcccagttcaTCTTGTCTTATATCCGACAAAGTATAAACTTCTTTGAAAGATGAGCAATAACATATTGCATCTGGTTAAATATGTTCCTGTCCCCCTGGCTTTTTATACATGTCCATTCCTGCTGTGCAGGCTTGATACATTTGCTTGACACCCTTTGTCAGTGCACCACATTCCTTAAGTGAATTCTGTGTGCTCCCAGCCTTGTGCCTAACACCGCCTGCAGGGGCTCCTTGTTAGTCTACTTGTCATGGACCAGACAGAATGCTGTGTGCCTTAATTTCCTTTGCAATAGAAGTGGGGACAGGGGCTGCTGAAATGCCAGGGAGGAGGGATTTATCCAAAGTCCTAAGAGCCTAAGCTCACCTCTGTCCTTCCGGTCTTTTTGGAAGTTCACAAACACAGAGTCCACATTGGTATTCTCTTCCATATACTCCAGTGTTGCTGTCAAACTAGAGGCCAGAGAGAACGTTAATACTCAGTTAACTTGGAATctagaagtcagagcaggagaaATACTGATGAGTGTTTGCTCTCGACCTACCGAAACTGGAAAATTGAAAGTTGCTAAAGGAGTTTGGGTGGCTTTTCTCTGAAGCCAAGGATTCCACCTAAGTGAAGTGTATGTCACAGAAAGGGTCATGGAGGAAAGGACTGCTGAGCAACAAAGTATTCAACTATTTGGTTCCTCACTTTAGTGTTCCTGAGTCTGAGTCCAGGAAATGTCCCTCAACTAAAAGTATTCTCTGAACCCCAGGATCTTATCTGTATGCTGCTAGTGTGCTGTGTCTGGTCCAGCTCCTAAGTCACTGTGACATGATCAACAGTGGAACACCCCATCTCTTCCCTACACCCATCCAGCTCCTCACCCTTCTCGGTTGCCTTGATCCAAGGTCTGATGTGGGATATCCAGGAAGAGTCGGTGGTCACACAGAAGGCCGTGCCAGTGAGCAGAGGAATGGGGGGTGAGACGGAAGTGGAAGTCTAACTGAACTGGATCTTGGTGAAGCAGGGGGTCAGTTGATAGCACTGTCAGGTTCCCAGCCTGGAAAATACAATTGAAGTAATAATCtatgctcttaatcccagcacttgggaggcagagccaggcggatctccgtgagttcgaggccagcctgggctaccaagtgagttccaggaaaggcgcaaaactacacagagaaaccctgtctcgaaaaacaaaataataataataataattaataataataataataataatctatgcTCATTGAAGTCTTCAAATCACATCTAGGGCGAATTGGGATGCTTTTATAGAACCAAGGAGAGGCAGATGAGGGAAGCTGGAAAAAGTCAATCTTAAAAGATGAAACCATTCCTTAGTCCTAGGACTAGCTATCCGATACTGAGTTCTACTTGCTGTCACATACCTAGGATTactttctagtgctgggaagCTCAGGGTGTCATCTTGCTCatgctatatccccagccccacttttactttttttgtgggCCTGGGGAATAAAGTCTTGCTTACTTACTGAGGCTAGCTTTGTATTCACTCTGTATCCTAGGCAACCCTTTGAagaaactgggattacaggcctttTACCGCCAGGCACATCTCTAAACTACTTTATGTCCCCAAGTCCCACTACAATCTGCTATACCTTTGTTcctacttcttccccatcctgCTGTTTGCTACCAGCTATATGGCCTTTAGATCTCTGGGCCAGATTCCTTCTAGAAAGCAAGTAGATTTTACACATGAGCTCAGGGCTCTACCTACCTCTAGTTTTTATGGTTATCAATGTTCCCCTCCTTGACAAAGTCATCACAGCCATCAGAGAGCTGTCCTGTCCCATCACCAGCTCAGTCTACTTACTGAATACAGTTCTTTAAGCTGGCCGTGGTCTTTTTCCTGCTCAGTGCTTCTGCCCACCTGGAGGCCTCCTGGGGACTCAGGAGCACTGGAGGCAGCACGGGACGCAGCACGGGAGGCAGCAGCGTTGGGGCCGCAGTGTCAGGTCCTCCTGTTCTTTATACGTGATGCTTGTTTGGGAAAGAGAGACCCACGTTAGTTACCTCAGAGCATGGGGTGAAGAAGTCAACTGTGATGGTAGCTTCCTGACTTCAGCTACACAGGACCAGTCTTCAACAGTTTCCTGTATCCTATGGACTAGCCTATTTTTCCAggccaaacaaatagaaaaattatacAAATCCATGCCAGGCTTCTACCCTGCCACTTAGGAAATTCTTTccaattgttttattttccttatattttatgTAACCACAGTTAAAGATGAAAACAAGTACCTTTTGTAACAACAAGGCAGCATCCTCTCCCGGAGGGTGATCCGGTATTTGTAACAGTAGAGGTAATAGGCGTATGGTGACCAGATGGGGTAGAGGTAGTTCCGTGTTTTTCCCCTCTTGATATAAGAaagggagtagagagaggggcGGGACCTGTTACAAGGCAGTTTCTCTGTTCAGTGCCTCCCTGCGGCAAAGTGAGCTTCAGAGGATGAGTGGCAGAATTTCAGGCAACCTTGTCATTGTGACCTGGCAGGCACTATGACATAGACAAGAGGTCAGTGCTTATGTCACTTCAGTTTTACCCCCTCCTGTCCCATCAACCAAGGCTCATATTTAACTAGTATACACTTTACAATTCCATTGATAGTTTCAAATGCTTTAAAACTTATGccctggccgggtggtggtggtgcacaccaggcagatctctgtgagttggaggccagcctggtctacagagcaagatccaggacaggcaccaaaactacacagagaaccctgtctcaggaaaacaaacaaacaaaaaaaaaaaaaaaaacccttatgtcCTGGTTGACAAACAGCCCTGCCTGAGTTCTTACACCCACCACCCTGGCCTCCCTCTGGAACACTTTTAAATCCAGCAACCACAGAGTTGGTGTCTGACGCCACAGTAAGCTCCCAAGACCCTGCCCCAACACTTGGCCTGATTAGTAGCTGTTTTGcagttctttatttttactatCTTCCCTCTCCATAGCACAGAAGCACTACAAACTACAGAACTTTCCCTGTTGTCTTTACAGGGTATAGTAATCCCAAATTAAACACCTCTAGGAAGTTGTAAGGctatacccttaatcccagcaatcaagagGCAGGGATGGAGGATTGCTTAACAGCTAGAACCAGCCTGGTTTGATGTGGCAAGGCTCTGGCTGGACAGGGCTATACAGCAAAaccctgttacacacacacacacacacacacacacacacacacacacacc contains:
- the Oaz3 gene encoding LOW QUALITY PROTEIN: ornithine decarboxylase antizyme 3 (The sequence of the model RefSeq protein was modified relative to this genomic sequence to represent the inferred CDS: deleted 1 base in 1 codon) encodes the protein MTPARRNGGRSRAGAAEPSGLPAARLTGAAAGSAETQGPGTEKLPCNRSRPSLYSLSYIKRGKTRNYLYPIWSPYAYYLYCYKYRITLRERMLPCCYKSITYKEQEDLTLRPQRCCLPCCVPCCLQCSESPGGLQVGRSTEQEKDHGQLKELYSAGNLTVLSTDPLLHQDPVQLDFHFRLTPHSSAHWHGLLCDHRLFLDIPHQTLDQGNREGLTATLEYMEENTNVDSVFVNFQKDRKDRGALLRAFSYMGFEVVRPDHPALPPWDNVIFMVYPLERDLGQPGQ